A single genomic interval of Xiphophorus couchianus chromosome 2, X_couchianus-1.0, whole genome shotgun sequence harbors:
- the LOC114150217 gene encoding uncharacterized protein LOC114150217 has product MADKIIVFIDLEATGLDTSRCDIIQLAAVCEERVFNKYTVPQQNLTESATEVTGFRVQSGRLFRRDSPVETVPIHDLLTSFIDFLRSFRRPVVLAAHSVMRFDAPVLTRVMKKYDLFLQFQQVVSGFLDTFLLSKRLFPGISGYSQVSLVRNFLGKSYDAHNAEEDAKMLQELYNVWRPDQSRVMANTFKVNEKYSY; this is encoded by the exons ATGGCTGACAAAATCATCGTTTTCATTGACCTGGAGGCCACTGGATTAG aTACTTCACGGTGTGACATCATCCAACTGGCCGCTGTCTGTGAGGAGAGGGTCTTCAATAAATACACTGTCCCTCAGCAAAACCTGACCGAGAGCGCTACAGAGGTCACAGGCTTCAGAGTGCAGTCGGGTCGCCTGTTTCGCCGCGATTCTCCCGTGGAAACCGTCCCAATCCATGACCTTCTGACCTCCTTCATCGACTTCCTGCGCTCCTTCCGACGCCCCGTAGTGCTGGCGGCCCACAGTGTGATGCGTTTCGATGCGCCTGTGCTCACCAGAGTGATGAAGAAATATGACCTGTTCCTTCAGTTCCAGCAGGTGGTGTCGGGCTTCCTGGACACCTTCTTGCTTAGCAAGAGACTCTTCCCGGGCATTAGTGGCTATTCACAGGTGTCTTTGGTCAGGAACTTTCTGGGAAAGTCCTACGATGCTCATAATGCAGAGGAGGACGCCAAGATGCTGCAGGAGCTCTATAACGTGTGGAGACCTGACCAGTCTAGGGTCATGGcaaatacttttaaagtaaatgaaaagTACTCTTACTAA
- the LOC114152705 gene encoding zinc finger protein 664-like, with protein sequence MVTMEIITASVKCKYFEKNNLYVCRGCSTNQTSLERRLVLATQASLEENQTSMNPAGEHVDKTTDGPSDGQQDQPAQRRRKQYSCDIRLKHFRKTLTLRAHQRTHAGKKPYRCDQYVKRFKTSAGLKIHRYTHTRENLALTISKVEKLQLEENTGVGEATTSLEENQTSMNPGKQDYKPSDGPSEGQQDQPTQRRQKQHSCDTCLKHFRKISTLRAHQRIHTGEKPYLCGQCEKRFRCAKRLKGHRRTHTGEKPYLCSDCEKRFRCAKRLKVHRRTHTGEKPYLCSQCEKRFRCAKSLKVHQPIHTGEKPHLCTYCEKRFKYSTGLRVHRRIHTGEKPHLCTYCEKRFRCTKRLKVHRRIHTGEKPHLCTHCEKRFRCAKQLKVHWRIHTGEKPYLCTHCEKRFRCAKRLKVHQRSHTGESLIFVANMRKDSEILQD encoded by the exons ATGGTTACCATGGAAATCATAACAGCATCtgtcaaatgtaaatattttgaaaagaataacCTTTATGTCTGCAGAGGTTGCTCAACAAACCA GACCAGTTTGGAGAGGAGGTTGGTGTTGGCAACTCAGGCGTCACTGGAAGAG AACCAAACCAGTATGAACCCAGCAGGTGAACATGTTGATAAAACCACAGATGGTCCCAGTGATGGGCAGCAGGATCAGCCAGCACAGAGGCGGCGGAAACAATACAGCTGTGACATTcgtctgaaacatttcagaaagacATTAACTCTGAGAGCTCATCAACGTACTCATGCTGGAAAAAAGCCTTATAGGTGTGACCAATATGTGAAGAGATTCAAAACTTCTGCAGGACTGAAGATTCATCGGTATACCCACACTAGAGAAAACCTTGCCCTAACAAT ATCTAAAGTAGAGAAACTACAGTTGGAAGAGAATACTGGTGTTGGCGAAGCAACGACGTCACTAGAAGAG AACCAAACAAGTATGAACCCAGGCAAACAAGATTATAAACCCTCAGATGGTCCTAGTGAGGGACAACAGGATCAACCAACACAGAGGCGGCAGAAACAACACAGCTGTGACACgtgtctgaaacatttcaggaaGATTTCGACACTGAGAGCGCATCAGCGAATCCACACTGGAGAAAAGCCTTATCTTTGTGGCCAGTGTGAAAAGAGATTCAGATGTGCTAAAAGATTGAAGGGTCATCGGCGTACCCACACTGGAGAAAAGCCTTATCTTTGTTCCGATTGTGAGAAGAGATTCAGATGTGCTAAAAGATTGAAGGTTCATCGACGTACCCACACTGGAGAAAAGCCTTATCTTTGTTCCCAGTGTGAAAAGAGATTCAGATGTGCTAAAAGTTTGAAAGTTCATCAGCCCATCCACACAGGAGAAAAGCCTCATCTTTGTACCTATTGTGAGAAGAGATTCAAATATTCTACAGGATTGAGGGTTCATCGGCGCATCCACACAGGAGAAAAACCTCATCTTTGTACCTATTGTGAGAAAAGATTCAGATGTACTAAGAGATTGAAGGTTCATCGGCGCATCCACACAGGAGAAAAACCTCATCTTTGTACCCATTGTGAGAAGAGATTCAGATGTGCTAAACAACTGAAGGTTCATTGGCGCATCCACACAGGAGAAAAGCCTTATCTTTGTACCCATTGTGAGAAGAGATTCAGATGTGCTAAAAGATTGAAGGTTCATCAGCGCAGCCACACAGGAGAAAGCCTTATATTTGTGGCTAATATGAGAAAAGATTCAGAAATTCTGCAAGACTGA